One Heptranchias perlo isolate sHepPer1 chromosome 2, sHepPer1.hap1, whole genome shotgun sequence DNA segment encodes these proteins:
- the LOC137334241 gene encoding transcription termination factor 1, mitochondrial isoform X2 yields the protein MAARVVTQVMRMYLCSTRFSHLPNCFPAAQLKISYMRFCTSSHNDSTDTIQKPENTVLLNNLTVLGVDIKMARRRQPGVLRKVITNEKGVAEFLRSKGANRKTIASIISRYPRAITRSYCHLEERWQLWRSIFKADSEIISIIQRSPESYFRSSDNENLAKNISFLCSLGLTSEDLHRLLTTAPRTFSNSLELNKQMVEFLRDLCVSLGDKNPDDFVKRIITKNAYILIRSTKRIKANVDFFAEALELSNSELIKLLQGHGAEVLDLSSDYMKRNFKNTSEQLQSLGCTPKEVIKFFIDYPPAFYASFEKLSNKIDCLLESEINIKQLLKKPRVLEFSVDNLRNRIEELERVGYNFRKHGITILDSSRRRFEAKLEKLNEEG from the coding sequence ATGGCAGCTAGAGTGGTAACCCAAGTGATGCGTATGTACCTGTGCAGTACAAGGTTTTCTCATTTACCAAACTGCTTTCCTGCTGCACAGTTGAAGATATCTTATATGAGATTCTGTACTTCCAGTCATAATGATTCAACTGATACAATCCAAAAACCAGAAAACACAGTTTTATTAAACAATTTGACTGTTTTGGGTGTGGATATTAAGATGGCCAGGAGGAGACAGCCTGGAGTCTTGAGAAAAGTGATCACAAATGAAAAGGGTGTTGCAGAGTTCTTGAGAAGCAAGGGTGCCAATCGCAAGACTATTGCCAGTATTATCTCTAGGTACCCCCGAGCCATCACGCGTTCCTATTGCCATCTTGAAGAAAGATGGCAGTTATGGCGAAGCATTTTTAAGGCAGACTCTGAGATCATAAGCATTATTCAGCGTTCTCCAGAATCATATTTTCGTTCAAGTGACAATGAAAATCTTGCAAAAAACATCAGTTTTCTTTGTTCGCTTGGCTTGACTTCAGAGGACTTACATCGCTTGTTAACTACTGCTCCACGAACATTCTCAAATAGTTTGGAACTAAACAAGCAGATGGTGGAATTTTTGCGCGATCTCTGTGTTAGTTTAGGTGACAAGAATCCAGACGATTTTGTTAAACGGATTATTACTAAAAATGCCTACATACTTATAAGAAGCACTAAACGGATAAAGGCAAATGTAGACTTTTTCGCTGAAGCACTTGAACTGAGCAACAGTGAACTGATAAAACTACTTCAGGGACATGGAGCTGAAGTTTTGGACCTCTCCAGTGACTACATGAAAAGAAATTTCAAAAATACAAGTGAGCAGTTGCAGTCATTAGGATGCACACCTAAGGAGGTAATTAAATTCTTTATTGACTATCCACCAGCATTCTATGCTTCATTTGAAAAACTTTCTAACAAAATTGATTGTCTTCTAGAAAGTGAGATTAATATTAAGCAACTATTAAAGAAGCCTAGAGTattggaattcagtgtagacaattTGAGAAATCGCATAGAGGAGCTAGAAAGGGTTGGATATAACTTTAGAAAACATGGCATTACCATTTTGGATTCCAGTAGAAGACGATTTGAAGCAAAATTAGAGAAGCTGAATGAAGAGGGATAG